Proteins co-encoded in one Aethina tumida isolate Nest 87 chromosome 7, icAetTumi1.1, whole genome shotgun sequence genomic window:
- the LOC109602790 gene encoding anoctamin-5-like isoform X3: MKIRKKKVRWRSFTSKDVDVDFVLAYDEQGKSEDEEKRRIFEQNLETVGLLLEREENQRIHFVKIHVPKEVLCQYAEILKLRLPIIDDDVEELPENIISSSFSKIMQCLGISLDPEKFPQKKYQLTAEFSRDKNYLFDTDSPDFFDTSVRTTVASYILERERFGNEDQDKGVKRLISEGVYKAAYPLHDGDLHTEGSKRNLLLREWAWTKNCIKFQPIDEIKEYFGVKFALYFAWLGFYTHMLIPASFVGILCLIYAVLTLKTDDISQDICNSDVLMCPRCDKYCDYWKLSEGCTYAKIQHIIDNPSTIFFAIFMSFWATLYLELWKRYSAEITHKWGLTGFDLQAEPPRPEYLSKLSNAKKKKLNVVTQLQEPVVPFWRVKLPSIILSFTVALLWICLALAVVFAIVLYRMSMFATEAFVKNKHTYQEYQTYLVYVVPITTGLINLVCILVMNVIYDRLARWLTEIELQRTQTEYDDSLALKIYMFQFVNYYSSIFYIAFFKGKFVGYPAKYNRIFGYRQEECNPGGCLMELTIQLTIIMIGNQALNAIIEMVFPLLMKMYSTFKVTTGIAKGDSNEEIIISCNQWTEDYKLSALESQSLFSEYLEMVLQYGFVTIFVTAFPLAPLFALINNVLEMRLDATKFIKYFRRPVPQRVSNIGVWFPIMAFIGRVSVVSNAFIIAFSSHFIPRLVYMLKVSADHTDTGFLEHSLAYFNTSDFVPGNEPIESLYGNVTICRYAEYRNPPDHEMKYKRPLIYWHILAARLAFIVVYQNLVSFVITAVEWTIPDVSRKLNDKIKREAYRTNETIIKHETERAKQKSKPYNPRDSIISSGTIYYDTNNGEVNGTGDHSHSNRSTTYFDTDEYE; this comes from the exons ATGAAGATCAGAAAAAAGAAAGTT AGGTGGAGGAGTTTTACATCGAAAGATGTGGATGTGGACTTCGTGTTGGCCTACGATGAACAGGGCAAAAGCGAAGACGAGGAGAAGCGAAGGATTTTCGAACAGAACTTAGAAACAGTGGGTCTTTTATTGGAAAGGGAAGAAAATCAAAGGATACACTTCGTGAAAATCCACGTCCCCAAAGAAGTGCTGTGTCAGTACGCCGAAATACTTAAACTACGATTACCTATTATCGAT GATGATGTGGAAGAACTGCCGGAGAACATTATATCGTCGTCGTTCTCGAAAATAATGCAATGTTTAGGTATATCCTTGGATCCCGAAAAATTTCCACAAAAGAAATACCAACTAACCGCCGAATTTAGTCGGGACAAAAACTATCT atttgaCACTGATTCCCCGGATTTTTTCGATACATCCGTCCGAACAACTGTAGCATCCTACATATTGGAACGGGAACGTTTCGGAAACGAGGATCAGGATAAAGGAGTTAAAAGGCTGATTTCGGAAGGCGTTTACAAGGCAGCATATCCTTTACACGAT gGTGATTTACACACGGAAGGCTCAAAACGGAATCTATTATTAAGAGAATGGGCGTGGACGAAAAACTGCATAAAATTCCAACCCATCGacgaaattaaagaatattttggtgtAAAATTCGCACTATACTTCGCCTGGCTGGGTTTCTATACGCACATGTTGATCCCTGCCTCATTCGTCGGCATTTTGTGTCTGATTTATGCCGTCCTTACGCTTAAAACAGACGACATTTCCCAAGACATTTGTAACTCCGACGTACTCATGTGCCCCAG ATGCGACAAATACTGCGACTACTGGAAACTGAGCGAGGGCTGCACGTACGCGAAAATACAGCACATTATAGATAATCCTTCGACGATTTTCTTCGCGATATTCATGTCGTTTTGGGCGACTTTATACTTGGAACTGTGGAAGCGCTACAGTGCCGAGATTACCCACAAGTGGGGTCTGACAGGTTTCGACCTCCAGGCAGAGCCGCCACGTCCGGAATATCTATCCAAACTCTCTAATgcgaaaaagaagaaattgaaCGTGGTGACGCAGTTGCAGGAGCCGGTGGTGCCTTTTTGGAGGGTGAAACTGCCTTCCATCATACTCAGTTTTACGGTCGCCCTTCTTTGGATATGCTTAGCTTTGGCTGTCGTGTTCGCTATTGTGTTGTACAGAATGTCGATGTTCGCGACCGAAGCTTTTGTGAAGAACAAACATACTTACCAAGAGTATCAGACTTATTTGGTATATGTGGTGCCTATAACAActggtttaataaatttagtgtgCATTTTGGTGATGAATGTGATATATGACAGATTAGCCAGATGGTTGACTGAGATTGAACTACAAAGGACTCAAACCGAGTACGACGATAGTTTAGCGCTCAAGATTTATATGTTCCAATTCGTGAATTATTActcatctattttttatatagcgTTCTTCAAAGGTAAATTTGTTGGTTATCCTGCTAAGTATAACAGGATTTTTGGATACAGACAAGAAGAA TGTAACCCTGGTGGATGTCTGATGGAATTAACAATACAACTAACAATTATAATGATAGGTAACCAGGCGTTAAACGCTATAATAGAAATGGTATTCCCGTTACTGATGAAGATGTACTCAACTTTCAAAGTTACTACAGGCATTGCCAAAGGAGATAGCAATGAGGAGATTATTATTAGTTGCAACCAATGGACTGAGGACTATAAATTGTCCGCTCTCGAATCTCAAAGCCTTTTCAGCGAATATTTAGAGATgg TTCTTCAGTACGGTTTCGTTACTATCTTTGTAACTGCTTTCCCGCTGGCGCCACTTTTTGCTCTCATCAACAACGTTTTGGAAATGCGTTTGGATGccacaaaattcataaaatatttccgaCGGCCCGTTCCCCAACGTGTCTCCAACATCGGCGTTTGGTTCCCCATTATGGCGTTCATTGGGCGCGTCTCCGTGGTTTCCAACGCATTTATTATAGCCTTTTCCTCGCATTTTATACCGAGATTAGTGTACATGTTGAAAGTCAGTGCAGATCACACCGACACTGGCTTTTTGGAACACAGTCTggcttattttaatacatcagATTTTGTGCCGGGAAACGAACCCATAGAGTCTCTATATGGGAACGTTACCATTTGTAGATATGCAGAATATAGAAATCCGCCAGACCacgaaatgaaatataaaagacCATTGATATATTGGCACATATTAGCTGCTCGTTTAGCTTTTATTGTTGTATACCAGAATTTGGTTAGCTTCGTTATCACAGCAGTTGAATGGACTATACCAGATGTTAGCAGAAAGCTAAACGACAAGATTAAACGAGAGGCGTACAGAACCAACGAAACTATCATTAAACATGAAACTGAACGTGCTAAACAGAAGTCAAAACCAT atAATCCACGGGACTCGATCATTTCTAGTGGTACAATTTATTATGACACAAACAACGGAGAGGTGAATGGAACAGGAGATCACAGCCACAGCAATCGCAGCACAACGTATTTCGATACGGATGAATACGAATAA
- the LOC109602790 gene encoding anoctamin-5-like isoform X2: MDDDDEFYDTISIASRRTGPGGGRNYLSLSRNTVYHSAVDLDGMELAPLDRNGPSGSKRNDKRWRSFTSKDVDVDFVLAYDEQGKSEDEEKRRIFEQNLETVGLLLEREENQRIHFVKIHVPKEVLCQYAEILKLRLPIIDDDVEELPENIISSSFSKIMQCLGISLDPEKFPQKKYQLTAEFSRDKNYLFDTDSPDFFDTSVRTTVASYILERERFGNEDQDKGVKRLISEGVYKAAYPLHDGDLHTEGSKRNLLLREWAWTKNCIKFQPIDEIKEYFGVKFALYFAWLGFYTHMLIPASFVGILCLIYAVLTLKTDDISQDICNSDVLMCPRCDKYCDYWKLSEGCTYAKIQHIIDNPSTIFFAIFMSFWATLYLELWKRYSAEITHKWGLTGFDLQAEPPRPEYLSKLSNAKKKKLNVVTQLQEPVVPFWRVKLPSIILSFTVALLWICLALAVVFAIVLYRMSMFATEAFVKNKHTYQEYQTYLVYVVPITTGLINLVCILVMNVIYDRLARWLTEIELQRTQTEYDDSLALKIYMFQFVNYYSSIFYIAFFKGKFVGYPAKYNRIFGYRQEECNPGGCLMELTIQLTIIMIGNQALNAIIEMVFPLLMKMYSTFKVTTGIAKGDSNEEIIISCNQWTEDYKLSALESQSLFSEYLEMVLQYGFVTIFVTAFPLAPLFALINNVLEMRLDATKFIKYFRRPVPQRVSNIGVWFPIMAFIGRVSVVSNAFIIAFSSHFIPRLVYMLKVSADHTDTGFLEHSLAYFNTSDFVPGNEPIESLYGNVTICRYAEYRNPPDHEMKYKRPLIYWHILAARLAFIVVYQNLVSFVITAVEWTIPDVSRKLNDKIKREAYRTNETIIKHETERAKQKSKPYNPRDSIISSGTIYYDTNNGEVNGTGDHSHSNRSTTYFDTDEYE, encoded by the exons ATGGACGACGACGATGAGTTCTACGACACGATCTCGATAGCGTCGCGACGGACGGGGCCCGGCGGTGGCCGCAACTACCTGAGCCTGTCGAGGAACACCGTCTATCACTCGGCAGTTGATCTGGACGGCATGGAACTCGCACCGCTCGACAGGAACGGTCCCTCGGGATCGAAACGAAATGATAAG AGGTGGAGGAGTTTTACATCGAAAGATGTGGATGTGGACTTCGTGTTGGCCTACGATGAACAGGGCAAAAGCGAAGACGAGGAGAAGCGAAGGATTTTCGAACAGAACTTAGAAACAGTGGGTCTTTTATTGGAAAGGGAAGAAAATCAAAGGATACACTTCGTGAAAATCCACGTCCCCAAAGAAGTGCTGTGTCAGTACGCCGAAATACTTAAACTACGATTACCTATTATCGAT GATGATGTGGAAGAACTGCCGGAGAACATTATATCGTCGTCGTTCTCGAAAATAATGCAATGTTTAGGTATATCCTTGGATCCCGAAAAATTTCCACAAAAGAAATACCAACTAACCGCCGAATTTAGTCGGGACAAAAACTATCT atttgaCACTGATTCCCCGGATTTTTTCGATACATCCGTCCGAACAACTGTAGCATCCTACATATTGGAACGGGAACGTTTCGGAAACGAGGATCAGGATAAAGGAGTTAAAAGGCTGATTTCGGAAGGCGTTTACAAGGCAGCATATCCTTTACACGAT gGTGATTTACACACGGAAGGCTCAAAACGGAATCTATTATTAAGAGAATGGGCGTGGACGAAAAACTGCATAAAATTCCAACCCATCGacgaaattaaagaatattttggtgtAAAATTCGCACTATACTTCGCCTGGCTGGGTTTCTATACGCACATGTTGATCCCTGCCTCATTCGTCGGCATTTTGTGTCTGATTTATGCCGTCCTTACGCTTAAAACAGACGACATTTCCCAAGACATTTGTAACTCCGACGTACTCATGTGCCCCAG ATGCGACAAATACTGCGACTACTGGAAACTGAGCGAGGGCTGCACGTACGCGAAAATACAGCACATTATAGATAATCCTTCGACGATTTTCTTCGCGATATTCATGTCGTTTTGGGCGACTTTATACTTGGAACTGTGGAAGCGCTACAGTGCCGAGATTACCCACAAGTGGGGTCTGACAGGTTTCGACCTCCAGGCAGAGCCGCCACGTCCGGAATATCTATCCAAACTCTCTAATgcgaaaaagaagaaattgaaCGTGGTGACGCAGTTGCAGGAGCCGGTGGTGCCTTTTTGGAGGGTGAAACTGCCTTCCATCATACTCAGTTTTACGGTCGCCCTTCTTTGGATATGCTTAGCTTTGGCTGTCGTGTTCGCTATTGTGTTGTACAGAATGTCGATGTTCGCGACCGAAGCTTTTGTGAAGAACAAACATACTTACCAAGAGTATCAGACTTATTTGGTATATGTGGTGCCTATAACAActggtttaataaatttagtgtgCATTTTGGTGATGAATGTGATATATGACAGATTAGCCAGATGGTTGACTGAGATTGAACTACAAAGGACTCAAACCGAGTACGACGATAGTTTAGCGCTCAAGATTTATATGTTCCAATTCGTGAATTATTActcatctattttttatatagcgTTCTTCAAAGGTAAATTTGTTGGTTATCCTGCTAAGTATAACAGGATTTTTGGATACAGACAAGAAGAA TGTAACCCTGGTGGATGTCTGATGGAATTAACAATACAACTAACAATTATAATGATAGGTAACCAGGCGTTAAACGCTATAATAGAAATGGTATTCCCGTTACTGATGAAGATGTACTCAACTTTCAAAGTTACTACAGGCATTGCCAAAGGAGATAGCAATGAGGAGATTATTATTAGTTGCAACCAATGGACTGAGGACTATAAATTGTCCGCTCTCGAATCTCAAAGCCTTTTCAGCGAATATTTAGAGATgg TTCTTCAGTACGGTTTCGTTACTATCTTTGTAACTGCTTTCCCGCTGGCGCCACTTTTTGCTCTCATCAACAACGTTTTGGAAATGCGTTTGGATGccacaaaattcataaaatatttccgaCGGCCCGTTCCCCAACGTGTCTCCAACATCGGCGTTTGGTTCCCCATTATGGCGTTCATTGGGCGCGTCTCCGTGGTTTCCAACGCATTTATTATAGCCTTTTCCTCGCATTTTATACCGAGATTAGTGTACATGTTGAAAGTCAGTGCAGATCACACCGACACTGGCTTTTTGGAACACAGTCTggcttattttaatacatcagATTTTGTGCCGGGAAACGAACCCATAGAGTCTCTATATGGGAACGTTACCATTTGTAGATATGCAGAATATAGAAATCCGCCAGACCacgaaatgaaatataaaagacCATTGATATATTGGCACATATTAGCTGCTCGTTTAGCTTTTATTGTTGTATACCAGAATTTGGTTAGCTTCGTTATCACAGCAGTTGAATGGACTATACCAGATGTTAGCAGAAAGCTAAACGACAAGATTAAACGAGAGGCGTACAGAACCAACGAAACTATCATTAAACATGAAACTGAACGTGCTAAACAGAAGTCAAAACCAT atAATCCACGGGACTCGATCATTTCTAGTGGTACAATTTATTATGACACAAACAACGGAGAGGTGAATGGAACAGGAGATCACAGCCACAGCAATCGCAGCACAACGTATTTCGATACGGATGAATACGAATAA
- the LOC109602786 gene encoding anoctamin-2 — MDDDEFYDTISMETEEMTPKDSHNNLIGSLNTLYHSAIDLDVKELLPLNRINSSELNHFKKRWRSFTSKNVDVDFVLAYEDQGTSEDVKKRKTFEENLQSVGLLLEKEKNQWIHFVKIHVPKELLCQYAEILKLRLPIIDDEVENLSQNIIASTFSKIMHYLGVSLDPQKFPQKPYQLTAEFRRDKNYLFDIDSPDFFNSSTRTIVASYILERERFGNEDQDKGIKRLITEGVYKAAYPLHDGLLHKQGSKRNLLFKEWASVKKCFKFQPIDEIKDYFGVQFALYFAWLGFYTYMLLPASFVGILCVIYALATLETDDISQDICNSDIIMCPRCDKHCDYWKLSDGCTYAKIQHFIDNPSTIFFAVFMSFWATLYLELWKRYSAEITHKWGLTGFDLQAEPPRPEYLIKLSHAKKKKLNVVTQLQEPVVPFWRMKLPSIILSFGVALLWVFLAVSVVFAVMLYRMSIFASAVVTNKQSYYDVQTYLVYVVPVTTGLINLVCILVMNVIYDRLAKWLTDIELQRTQTEYDDSLALKIYMFQFVNYYSSIFYIAFFKGKFVGYPGKYNKIFGFRQEECNLGGCLMELTVQLTIIMIGKQALYTIMEMSLPLLMKMYTIIKMKTGIEDDISEDTVIIHNQWTEDYKLSSLESQSLFSEYLEMVLQYGFVTIFVTAFPLAPLFALINNVLEMRLDATKFIKYFRRPVPQRVSNIGVWYPIMAFIGHVSVISNAFIIAFSSHFIPRLVYIFEISADHTDKGYLEHSLAYFNTSDFVIGNEPQNTNFGNVTICRYAEYRNPPDHELKYKTPLIYWHILAARLAFIVVYQNLVSFVMKTVEWTIPDVSRKLNDKIKREAYRTNETIIKHEAERDKHKINQIHNPEASNDVIQ; from the exons ATGGATGACGACGAGTTTTATGACACTATTTCGATGGAGACGGAAGAAATGACGCCAAAAGACAGTCACAACAACTTGATCGGGTCGTTGAATACTCTCTACCACTCAGCAATCGACCTGGACGTGAAGGAACTTCTTCCTCTAAACAGAATCAACTCCTcggaattaaatcattttaaaaag AGGTGGAGGAGTTTTACATCAAAAAATGTGGATGTGGACTTCGTACTGGCTTACGAGGATCAAGGCACTAGCGAAGATGTGAAAAAACGAAAgacttttgaagaaaatttgcAATCCGTAGgtcttttattagaaaaagagAAAAACCAATGGATACATTTCGTAAAAATTCACGTACCCAAGGAACTGCTTTGTCAGTACGCCGAAATTCTCAAACTTCGATTGCCTATTATCGAT gatGAAGTAGAAAATCtatcacaaaatattattgcatCGActttttcgaaaataatgcACTATTTAGGTGTATCATTAGACCCTCAAAAATTTCCACAGAAACCATATCAACTGACGGCCGAATTCAGGCGAGATAAAAACTACTT ATTTGACATTGATTCCCCGGATTTCTTTAATTCATCCACGCGGACAATTGTGGCGTCCTATATTTTGGAACGGGAACGTTTTGGAAACGAGGATCAGGATAAAGGAATTAAGAGGTTGATTACAGAAGGTGTTTACAAAGCTGCTTACCCTTTACATGAT GGTTTATTACACAAACAAGGTTCCAAACGGAACCTCCTATTTAAGGAATGGGCTTCggtaaaaaagtgttttaaatttcagcCCATTGACgaaataaaagattatttcGGCGTACAATTTGCACTTTATTTTGCCTGGTTAGGTTTTTACACATATATGTTGTTACCGGCATCATTTGTTGGCATCTTGTGCGTAATATATGCTCTAGCTACTCTCGAAACTGATGACATTTCTCAAGACATTTGCAACTCCGATATCATCATGTGCCCCAG atgCGACAAACACTGCGACTACTGGAAACTGAGTGATGGTTGTACATACGCGAAGATACAACACTTCATAGATAATCCCTCTACGATCTTCTTTGCGGTTTTCATGTCGTTTTGGGCAACTTTGTACCTAGAATTGTGGAAACGTTACAGCGCCGAAATCACCCACAAATGGGGTCTCACTGGTTTCGATCTCCAGGCGGAGCCGCCGCGTcccgaatatttaattaaactctcCCACGCAAAAAAGAAGAAACTGAACGTGGTAACGCAGTTACAGGAGCCGGTCGTGCCTTTTTGGAGAATGAAACTTCCGTCGATTATACTGAGTTTTGGGGTTGCTCTTCTTTGGGTATTTTTAGCTGTTTCTGTTGTATTTGCTGTGATGTTGTACAGGATGTCAATATTTGCGTCTGCTGTTGTAACGAATAAACAGTCTTATTATGATGTACAGACTTATTTGGTATATGTTGTTCCTGTAACAACCGGTTTGATAAATTTAGTGTGCATTTTGGTCATGAATGTGATTTATGATAGATTAGCCAAGTGGCTGACTGACATTGAATTGCAGAGGACTCAAACCGAGTACGACGATAGTTTGGCTCTCAAGATTTACATGTTTCAATTCGTCAATTACTACTCctccattttttatattgcattCTTCAAAGGAAAGTTTGTAGGCTACCCCGGCAAGTACAATAAGATTTTTGGATTCAGGCAAGAGGAA TGTAACCTTGGTGGATGCTTGATGGAATTAACTGTTCAATTGACAATTATAATGATTGGTAAACAGGCGTTATACACTATCATGGAAATGAGTCTTCCGCTGTTGATGAAAATGTACACAATTATAAAGATGAAAACTGGCATAGAAGACGACATTAGTGAGGACACTGTTATAATTCACAACCAGTGGACAGAAGACTATAAATTGTCCAGCCTCGAATCTCAAAGTCTCTTCAGTGAATATCTAGAAATGG TTCTTCAATACGGTTTTGTTACCATATTTGTGACGGCTTTTCCCCTGGCCCCACTCTTTGCTCTTATCAACAACGTCTTGGAAATGCGCCTAGATGCgacaaagtttataaaatatttccgaCGCCCTGTTCCACAACGTGTATCCAATATCGGCGTTTGGTATCCGATTATGGCGTTCATTGGACATGTTTCTGTGATTTCGAATGCATTTATTATTGCTTTTTCGTCGCATTTTATACCAAGACTGGTATATATATTCGAAATCAGCGCTGATCATACGGATAAGGGTTATTTGGAACATAGTTTAGCGTATTTTAACACCTCTGATTTCGTAATAGGAAACGAACCTCAAAACACAAACTTTGGAAACGTTACGATATGCAGATATGCTGAGTATAGAAATCCTCCAGACCATGAATTAAAGTATAAAACGCCCTTAATTTATTGGCACATTTTAGCGGCTCGTTTAGCTTTCATCGTTGTATACCAAAATTTAGTAAGCTTTGTTATGAAAACAGTTGAATGGACTATACCTGATGTTAGCAGAAAGTTAAATGACAAGATTAAACGAGAAGCGTACAGAACCAACGAAACCATTATCAAACATGAGGCTGAACGTgacaaacacaaaataaatcaaatac ACAATCCGGAAGCTTCTAATGATGTAATTCAATGA
- the LOC109602790 gene encoding anoctamin-5-like isoform X1: MDDDDEFYDTISIASRRTGPGGGRNYLSLSRNTVYHSAVDLDGMELAPLDRNGPSGSKRNDKVYKDRDVKTYAQWRDRRWRSFTSKDVDVDFVLAYDEQGKSEDEEKRRIFEQNLETVGLLLEREENQRIHFVKIHVPKEVLCQYAEILKLRLPIIDDDVEELPENIISSSFSKIMQCLGISLDPEKFPQKKYQLTAEFSRDKNYLFDTDSPDFFDTSVRTTVASYILERERFGNEDQDKGVKRLISEGVYKAAYPLHDGDLHTEGSKRNLLLREWAWTKNCIKFQPIDEIKEYFGVKFALYFAWLGFYTHMLIPASFVGILCLIYAVLTLKTDDISQDICNSDVLMCPRCDKYCDYWKLSEGCTYAKIQHIIDNPSTIFFAIFMSFWATLYLELWKRYSAEITHKWGLTGFDLQAEPPRPEYLSKLSNAKKKKLNVVTQLQEPVVPFWRVKLPSIILSFTVALLWICLALAVVFAIVLYRMSMFATEAFVKNKHTYQEYQTYLVYVVPITTGLINLVCILVMNVIYDRLARWLTEIELQRTQTEYDDSLALKIYMFQFVNYYSSIFYIAFFKGKFVGYPAKYNRIFGYRQEECNPGGCLMELTIQLTIIMIGNQALNAIIEMVFPLLMKMYSTFKVTTGIAKGDSNEEIIISCNQWTEDYKLSALESQSLFSEYLEMVLQYGFVTIFVTAFPLAPLFALINNVLEMRLDATKFIKYFRRPVPQRVSNIGVWFPIMAFIGRVSVVSNAFIIAFSSHFIPRLVYMLKVSADHTDTGFLEHSLAYFNTSDFVPGNEPIESLYGNVTICRYAEYRNPPDHEMKYKRPLIYWHILAARLAFIVVYQNLVSFVITAVEWTIPDVSRKLNDKIKREAYRTNETIIKHETERAKQKSKPYNPRDSIISSGTIYYDTNNGEVNGTGDHSHSNRSTTYFDTDEYE, encoded by the exons ATGGACGACGACGATGAGTTCTACGACACGATCTCGATAGCGTCGCGACGGACGGGGCCCGGCGGTGGCCGCAACTACCTGAGCCTGTCGAGGAACACCGTCTATCACTCGGCAGTTGATCTGGACGGCATGGAACTCGCACCGCTCGACAGGAACGGTCCCTCGGGATCGAAACGAAATGATAAGGTCTATAAAGATAGGGATGTTAAAACTTATGCGCAGTGGAGAGACCGG AGGTGGAGGAGTTTTACATCGAAAGATGTGGATGTGGACTTCGTGTTGGCCTACGATGAACAGGGCAAAAGCGAAGACGAGGAGAAGCGAAGGATTTTCGAACAGAACTTAGAAACAGTGGGTCTTTTATTGGAAAGGGAAGAAAATCAAAGGATACACTTCGTGAAAATCCACGTCCCCAAAGAAGTGCTGTGTCAGTACGCCGAAATACTTAAACTACGATTACCTATTATCGAT GATGATGTGGAAGAACTGCCGGAGAACATTATATCGTCGTCGTTCTCGAAAATAATGCAATGTTTAGGTATATCCTTGGATCCCGAAAAATTTCCACAAAAGAAATACCAACTAACCGCCGAATTTAGTCGGGACAAAAACTATCT atttgaCACTGATTCCCCGGATTTTTTCGATACATCCGTCCGAACAACTGTAGCATCCTACATATTGGAACGGGAACGTTTCGGAAACGAGGATCAGGATAAAGGAGTTAAAAGGCTGATTTCGGAAGGCGTTTACAAGGCAGCATATCCTTTACACGAT gGTGATTTACACACGGAAGGCTCAAAACGGAATCTATTATTAAGAGAATGGGCGTGGACGAAAAACTGCATAAAATTCCAACCCATCGacgaaattaaagaatattttggtgtAAAATTCGCACTATACTTCGCCTGGCTGGGTTTCTATACGCACATGTTGATCCCTGCCTCATTCGTCGGCATTTTGTGTCTGATTTATGCCGTCCTTACGCTTAAAACAGACGACATTTCCCAAGACATTTGTAACTCCGACGTACTCATGTGCCCCAG ATGCGACAAATACTGCGACTACTGGAAACTGAGCGAGGGCTGCACGTACGCGAAAATACAGCACATTATAGATAATCCTTCGACGATTTTCTTCGCGATATTCATGTCGTTTTGGGCGACTTTATACTTGGAACTGTGGAAGCGCTACAGTGCCGAGATTACCCACAAGTGGGGTCTGACAGGTTTCGACCTCCAGGCAGAGCCGCCACGTCCGGAATATCTATCCAAACTCTCTAATgcgaaaaagaagaaattgaaCGTGGTGACGCAGTTGCAGGAGCCGGTGGTGCCTTTTTGGAGGGTGAAACTGCCTTCCATCATACTCAGTTTTACGGTCGCCCTTCTTTGGATATGCTTAGCTTTGGCTGTCGTGTTCGCTATTGTGTTGTACAGAATGTCGATGTTCGCGACCGAAGCTTTTGTGAAGAACAAACATACTTACCAAGAGTATCAGACTTATTTGGTATATGTGGTGCCTATAACAActggtttaataaatttagtgtgCATTTTGGTGATGAATGTGATATATGACAGATTAGCCAGATGGTTGACTGAGATTGAACTACAAAGGACTCAAACCGAGTACGACGATAGTTTAGCGCTCAAGATTTATATGTTCCAATTCGTGAATTATTActcatctattttttatatagcgTTCTTCAAAGGTAAATTTGTTGGTTATCCTGCTAAGTATAACAGGATTTTTGGATACAGACAAGAAGAA TGTAACCCTGGTGGATGTCTGATGGAATTAACAATACAACTAACAATTATAATGATAGGTAACCAGGCGTTAAACGCTATAATAGAAATGGTATTCCCGTTACTGATGAAGATGTACTCAACTTTCAAAGTTACTACAGGCATTGCCAAAGGAGATAGCAATGAGGAGATTATTATTAGTTGCAACCAATGGACTGAGGACTATAAATTGTCCGCTCTCGAATCTCAAAGCCTTTTCAGCGAATATTTAGAGATgg TTCTTCAGTACGGTTTCGTTACTATCTTTGTAACTGCTTTCCCGCTGGCGCCACTTTTTGCTCTCATCAACAACGTTTTGGAAATGCGTTTGGATGccacaaaattcataaaatatttccgaCGGCCCGTTCCCCAACGTGTCTCCAACATCGGCGTTTGGTTCCCCATTATGGCGTTCATTGGGCGCGTCTCCGTGGTTTCCAACGCATTTATTATAGCCTTTTCCTCGCATTTTATACCGAGATTAGTGTACATGTTGAAAGTCAGTGCAGATCACACCGACACTGGCTTTTTGGAACACAGTCTggcttattttaatacatcagATTTTGTGCCGGGAAACGAACCCATAGAGTCTCTATATGGGAACGTTACCATTTGTAGATATGCAGAATATAGAAATCCGCCAGACCacgaaatgaaatataaaagacCATTGATATATTGGCACATATTAGCTGCTCGTTTAGCTTTTATTGTTGTATACCAGAATTTGGTTAGCTTCGTTATCACAGCAGTTGAATGGACTATACCAGATGTTAGCAGAAAGCTAAACGACAAGATTAAACGAGAGGCGTACAGAACCAACGAAACTATCATTAAACATGAAACTGAACGTGCTAAACAGAAGTCAAAACCAT atAATCCACGGGACTCGATCATTTCTAGTGGTACAATTTATTATGACACAAACAACGGAGAGGTGAATGGAACAGGAGATCACAGCCACAGCAATCGCAGCACAACGTATTTCGATACGGATGAATACGAATAA